A section of the Oryza sativa Japonica Group chromosome 1, ASM3414082v1 genome encodes:
- the LOC4327927 gene encoding uncharacterized protein produces MVYYALYWWADLDNLTNLQPRYGCDDPTYPYYFKLRCENCGEVSAKATCVSLGEVVDLPNGRSTANLVQKCKLCGRDASIVMIPGQGTPLTMEQSQKGDRTCLMVFDCRGCEPIDFAFGNGWKAESLEGTSFDIDCSEGEFADYDEKGECPVGVGKLRSEFRVVKKQESRGKTKYV; encoded by the exons ATGGTGTACTACGCGCTGTACTGGTGGGCGGACCTGGACAACCTCACCAACCTGCAGCCCCGCTACGGCTGCGACGACCCGACCTACCCCTACTACTTCAAG CTGCGGTGCGAGAACTGCGGGGAGGTCAGCGCCAAGGCAACCTGCGTCTCCCTCGGCGAGGTCGTCGACCTGCCCAACGGACGCAGCACCGCTAACCTTGTCCAGAAG TGCAAGCTTTGTGGGAGGGATGCATCGATTGTGATGATTCCTGGGCAGGGGACACCACTGACTATGGAGCAGAGCCAAAAAGGAGATAGAACTTGTTTGATGGTCTTTGACTGCAGAGGCTGTGAACCTATTGATTTCGCTTTTGGTAATGGCTGGAAGGCTGAATCT CTGGAAGGGACTTCATTTGACATTGACTGCTCTGAAGGTGAGTTTGCTGATTACGATGAGAAGGGGGAGTGCCCTGTAGGTGTGGGCAAGCTGCGGTCAGAATTCAGAGTG GTGAAGAAGCAGGAGAGTCGTGGGAAGACTAAATATGTCTAG